From a region of the Candidatus Schekmanbacteria bacterium genome:
- the dnaJ gene encoding molecular chaperone DnaJ has product MENRNFYEILGVSHDATESEIKRAYRKLAIKFHPDKNNGSKKYINRFLEVAAAYEVLSDAKKRKEYNALLLSSKGNISNDVFEVYKRSFNGFSSLFNDIYNDFVGFYNKKDILKKKKGGDIKLTTDITLHQAAFGTKKTIEYDAFRKCTLCNGSGAIYEKDKSLCPSCAGVGIIEYEHGFFKVQRICRECEGDGFIIKNPCHNCNGDGRVKKKIKKTFKIPPGIESKSSLRISNKGNVGIRGGKAGDLYLYINVLEHEFFKRNGNDINCEVPISFTKAALGGVISVPTLNGEKKIKIRAGTQSGERIEIKGEGIIGKNNKRGSQFVKLIVTTPQNLTEKEISLFRELEKSGRI; this is encoded by the coding sequence GCAAATTAGCAATTAAATTTCATCCAGATAAAAACAATGGGAGCAAAAAATACATTAATCGCTTTCTTGAAGTAGCCGCTGCTTACGAAGTTTTAAGCGATGCGAAAAAGAGAAAGGAATACAATGCGCTTCTTCTTTCTTCAAAAGGCAATATTTCAAATGATGTCTTTGAAGTATATAAAAGGAGTTTCAATGGTTTCAGCTCTCTCTTTAATGACATCTACAATGATTTCGTAGGATTTTATAATAAAAAGGATATTTTAAAAAAGAAGAAGGGCGGAGACATCAAATTAACCACTGACATTACTCTTCACCAAGCGGCTTTTGGCACCAAAAAAACCATTGAATATGATGCTTTTCGTAAATGCACTCTCTGCAACGGCAGTGGAGCTATATATGAAAAGGATAAATCCCTTTGCCCTTCGTGCGCAGGTGTAGGAATTATTGAATATGAGCATGGCTTTTTCAAAGTACAGAGGATTTGTCGGGAATGTGAAGGCGATGGATTCATCATAAAGAATCCATGCCACAATTGTAACGGAGATGGTCGTGTTAAAAAGAAAATCAAGAAAACCTTTAAGATTCCACCAGGAATAGAATCAAAAAGCAGCTTAAGAATTTCTAATAAAGGAAATGTTGGAATAAGAGGAGGAAAAGCAGGCGACTTATATCTCTATATAAATGTTTTAGAGCATGAGTTCTTTAAACGCAATGGCAACGACATTAATTGTGAAGTACCTATTTCATTTACTAAAGCGGCCCTAGGTGGTGTAATTTCCGTCCCAACACTCAATGGAGAGAAAAAAATAAAAATTCGCGCCGGTACACAAAGTGGTGAACGAATTGAAATAAAAGGTGAAGGAATTATTGGGAAAAACAACAAGCGTGGAAGTCAATTTGTAAAATTAATTGTAACAACGCCTCAAAACCTTACAGAAAAAGAAATCTCACTTTTCCGTGAACTTGAAAAAAGTGGAAGAATCTGA